In the Populus trichocarpa isolate Nisqually-1 chromosome 1, P.trichocarpa_v4.1, whole genome shotgun sequence genome, ACGTGTTTGAGACAGCCGGGCAAGGATCTTCAGTTTtgtatattactttttttttcctttctaaatcACTTGACTCTGTTCGTTTGcagaaaagttgtttttttttaaaaagtgaattcCAAGAAAAGTGAATttctgaaaagtgaattccaggaaagtattttccgatgtttggtagtgttatgaaaaatgaactggaaaacactttccagtgtttggttatgttatggaaaatgaactggaaaataatttattaatgaattaattattttttgaagtttatctaatatatataaaatatttaatcacttacaataaaaaaataaaatctaaaaagtataatgataattttttttattaaaatatatattcatatatcTAATATGCCGAATATTTAAGtgaatataaataattgtatcagttttaaaataaatattaattaatccaTATAACTCAATTTAagtgaatataataatattacataGTAGATTCTTGAAATACCGAATATTTCTTCAAATACTTACAAAAAACATATACTAGATCACACTTGCTCTTAGGTATTGTTATTTTCTATGGGAGGAGAGTTTATCTCTCAAgctatcattaataaaaataaattttaatagagaaaaaaaatattaagaacatcttgtgttttgtattttgagcatgttaatatatttcattaaaaattacactttacTTTACATATTTAGCCAAGAATAACTTAAATCTTtgatagaaatatatatatatatatatatatatatatatatatatatatataacccgaatccaaaaaacataattatttttttctcactctTCAACCCAACTCCTCTTCTCTGCAACATTCATtatatcatagtttttagatCCAGCCCGATCCAAGACTCGGTCatgggttttgaccgggtcaccaaGTCGTCcaggtcaattcttttttaaatcaaaacgatgttgttttagtaaaaaaacaaaagtcaacgagtTGCAACTGGGTCTTGCTGGGttgccgggtcacaccgggtttttcctttctctattttttcttcaatccggCCCGGTTCCAACCCCGGATCGACCGAGTCCCAGATTGAACCGCCGGgctgggtttcaaaactatgcatcATATATAGACAATACTAGTAACTATTTAGTCAACACAGAACATAGTTATCTTcattaaaaaccaatttaaatgaatttttttattccaaataaaaaaatccatattcaTAAACCAAAAAGTCCCTGAAATTTGATATCTGAAAATCAAAAACCCTAGAAATGGTAGAAGTCCAGCATCTGTAATCCTGTAAGGCCATCTAGGTCAACATGTTGAAGCAGAGGGCACATCTTCCCTACCATAGCCAAGATGCCAGTACCAAAAACTGGGCATGACTTTTTGATTTTGTGTATTtgaattttctataatttaatacacacacacacacacacacatacagtaaggatataaaatataatttttcaaaatataaaaaatgtaaaaaaacaaaatattttaagtaaTTTTCCCAACAATAAATGCATGTATTTCAATTCTCATGCTCATCcaagatattaaatattttttcaataatacaAATATCCTTGATGTGAATAATTAAGTTTgttttctcaataatttttaccctagaatttaaatataaaaaggagcAAAACCCTTATGACAATCTATTAGGGGGGGTATATTAGCAATTAAGAAATGAGATAAAATATGTGTTTAGCagtgatgattattttttaaaatatttattatttaaaaatatattaaaataatatttattatttttcaaagtatatatatatatatatgattcctCAAATAACTTATACTTTCCCCACTATAttccatatataattattttttaaatatttattttataaaagctaaaattaaaaacttattttttatttatttcatataaaaaatattattttaatatatttttaaataaatattatttaaaaaaacaatcacttttaagttttaagttttaacaCTTCCAGGCACGGTATCGTCGAACCCTACATCCCTCGCCCACACGCCCCAACCCTACCTTTACCTTCTTCTCAACAGCGATTCCATTCCTTTACAAATACCCCACCCCTCGCCCTCCCCTCTCCCTTTCTCAAAATATTTAACCAAAAGCAACCCCCCCTTCTTTCCTCTTCCTTCatttccctccctccctctttctttctcttcttcatctaCGTATGTATGAAAAAGAGGTTTCAGGAAATGGGCAAGTACATGAGGAAAGCTAAAACCACAAGCGATGTAGCCGTCATGGACTTGACTCACGGTGTCCGTACACGAGCCAGAACCCTAGCTCTCAAGAAACAACAAGGGGTCAAAGCATCTCCTCCATCGTCTCCTGCTGGTTACCTCCAGCTTCGCAGCCGCCGTCTCGAGAAGAAACCGCCCCCAATTCCGTCATTGCATCATGATTCTCCCAGAAGGCAGCATCATAGGCAGGGTGGTCAGAATAGTAGTAAATTGggtcagcagcagcagcaagaagAAGTAGAAATCCCTAGCCCTAATCTGAAATCGAGTTCCGGGTCGggtcaagaaaaagaaaggggagAGAGTAAAGTGGACAGTAGAGAagttgaagagaataataacagCAACAGTAAAGACTTGGGTTCTTTTGGAGATAATGTTTTGGATATTGAAGGTAGAGATAGgtgggttttctttctttttctttaatttcttgcacAAAGTTTGAGATGctcttttattctttaaattagggtttttttgtttggtttttgcgGGGAACGTGAAAACTGAGGGACATTGAAAAATTGATATGggtcttccctttctttttcgaATCCTTTGGTTTTTGGCAAAATTCGggtttcatttttgttatttgggttctcaattttagggttttgtttctCGATTGATGTGGAAATGGAAGGAAATAGCGATAATTGATGTGGGTttccattttaaaaagaatGGGTTTTTATTGGGGGTTTCTTCATGAAATTAGTGCGTGcgtgtttggttgctgagaaaatggagagaaagagaagaaaactcaataattttatgtttcttgGGGGTTTTGAATGAAAACccgttaaaatttttttttggggggtttCTGGATGAAATTAGTGTATTCGTGCTTGGTTGCTGAAAAAATggagagaaagaggagaaaaaatcaATAGTTTTATGTTTCTTGGGgggttttaaatgattttttccaTGTCTGTTTTTAATTGCTGAGAATTTGAAGGGAAAGAGACATGTTAAAGCCTCATTTTAACTTTATTCCTGATTTgggttttatattattttttcttttctagcaGTGGACACTTTTTCAGGGTTTTCTTTCATCTATTTGGTTTAGTTCAAAGCTCTAGTTTGTAATTTTTGTGGCTCGGGAAGACAATAATTTGCATTTAAAGAGGATCGTGGCAGCTTTTTGGTTAGTTGTACTTAGGCTTCATTTCTAGAAAAAACTTCATAGCAATaaagaacataattttaatttatttcattccaTCCCCAATAATTGCTTGAGATAAAGAAGAGATTTTGTGCTTTACATATAGataaagtttttcctttttaaaaaagaaaaacaaattgtggTGGAATCCTTTACTAAAGCCCCACCTTTTGTCTTTtaatgtgattttctttttaagagtTTTGCTGCCCTTTCtgtttggtttctgagaaaatgCTGTGTGGAGAAATTTTGGACCTAACCTTAGGTTCTTGCTTCTCTGGACCAGTGAAGCTGAAACCACATAACAGTTTCTTTAATTCTCTTTGAAGTGCTTGACACATCTTTCTGTGATTTTTATCTAGGAAATTATTGCCCTGGCTTTGTTTTGAggttttaaatgaaatattaatcatCTTCGTGGGAAACGAGATTCGTATTACCTCATTGCATTTGATCATTTGGTGGGTTTCTGTTTAAAAATGCCGTGATCATATCTGCATAATGGTTTACTGGACCTTACACTGAACAGGCTTTACAgttcttgccttttttttttttcaatttgattgtttttatgcTGATCTTTATGATATgtgcataaaaacaaaatagttttaACACGTGTCCTCTTCTTTTTGTGCCCTCGAACATGGATGCCATTgcattattttaatcaaaagaaGCAAAGCCCGCTCCATTGTTTCAGATGCCTCTGCATTTTTAAGCatattattgttgtttggtGATTCTTGTTTGAACATAAATATGCTTAATGTATGTTTGTCTTGTTATCACACTtggtttttgtttatgtttggaCAGAGGACACTGTAACAGAAACTACTTTATTTGGAATTAGCTGTGCTGAGTATTTTACTACTGATCCATGGACTCTGATTTGATTCAAAGCCTAAAGAATATCCTAATAACAACAGGGTTTGTGTCTTATTTGCTTCATGTAATGGGGATAGGATATCTAAAGTGGTTTTCTACTTCTTTCTTGATCCTTTTGTGCTTGTAGCTATTGTCTCTTTATAGTACTAATTATCTGCAGGTACAAAATTGAATTTGGGAAATAGAAGAATTCATTTTGGATATTTTTCTGTTGTAATTCCCAAAATTCATGAAGtttatttcttggatttttagTGCTTAAAGTACATTATAGTTAAAAATGGGTTGTTGCTTACATTATAGTTAAAAATGGGTTGTTGCTTTCTGTGGAAGTGTTTTCAACTAGTTATATCTATGATTGGGAGGTTCCTGTCATCTTTGCAGAATTTACGTGGCCTAAGCTGCCTGGAAAATTGAGCGGCAATGTCTTTAATGGCTTggaaaaattcaagttttcaGTTGTTACAGCTGACACCATTCATGTCCTTTTTAATGTTACTTGCATAAGCTTTGTATTTATTATCAGTGCGGATGGTTTTATGACACAAGACTTGCATCATTATGCATAGTCTTAGGTTACATATTCCCTGGGCATATGTCATATCTATCTTCTTTGTCACAGGAGCACTAGGGAATCGACTCCTTGCAATTTAACAAGAGGCACAGAAGACGCAAGAACCCCTGGTTCTACTACTAAGCCTGCAAACCCAACTGAAAGTAGCAGGAGGTTACATAACTCAACTCGAAGACACATCCCAACGGCCCATGAAATGGATGAGTTCTTTGGCCCGGCTGAAGAAGAGCAGCTAAGGCAATTTACTGAGAAGTATACATCTCCCATCTCTGTCTTTATCttctttaaatgattttttaagacTTGGGCTATCTAGCATGTAATGTTTCTGCTGCAAAGGTTTCATTCTCTTAGCTGATAGAAATGTCGACTTTTGGCAGGTATAACTTTGACCCCGTTAGTGACAAGCCTCTCCATGGACGTTATGAATGGGAGAAATTGGATCGTTAGAAGACATTAGCATCCCATCAGGACATTTCCTGCAAGTTAACGGTTGATCTCGTGCTTACCATTGTAGAAGTAGCAGGAATTAGTAGTGGTGTTCAaacggtggtggtggtgttattTCCATTTTCCATCGCCTGTTCTTTTAGTTGTAAAGAAAGTAGGTTTGTCAAGCATGTGTAGACTAATGGTCTGTAACATAACAGGGGGCTATGGGGGGTTACTCAACAAAATACAAACCAAAGTCCTATGTCTAACAGATCATCTGAGAGGGGAAGTGAAAAAGATGTAGATGTTAGGCTTCAGTGAATTAGGTCAGTCTCTCTGGTACAGAAATTTactagattttctttttcccttagtaCTGTATTTTCCTCCCCTTGTGTACTGATGCAACTTCTAAAAACTCTCTGGAATAAGCATACGATCCTTTTCCCCTCTGTATCTTGTCTATTCCCCTTTCACCCGCACTGTTCTTTTTTACTTCAACTCTCGCTTTGTTTTATATCCATGTGAGAGTGCATCTTTTGATTCTCACCTGGCTTTCGATAGAGGCAAACGTTGTTCATCACCGGCtagttattttaacttttatgcAAGAATGAACGGTGGTGGTTGTGGCAGGGTGTAGCCCAATTTGGAAGAATCTTGCCTTCTCATCGAGCTCCACTTTTCACTTCCATGTCTGCAACTTTCATACTTTACTGTGCAAATTTGTGCAGGCTGAAGTTGGTGAAGGTTAgcggtgagaaaaaaaaaccgaggaaaaaaataaaatggaaccatgaaaaaaactgattagaatattaaaaaaaatattcagtttgATTTCACAAGCCTGAACCGTAAAATCCCAACCAAAGTGAACCGGTtcagatgaaaataaaaaaataaagggcactataaaaaaaaaatgctttctaATTTCTAACCCTAGCTACCGTTGCTAGCAAGCAAGCCGCCCTTCTCAGCCCTCGCAACTCTCACACTCTCTGACTCTCAGGCTCCCCAACGCCACACCCAGATCAGaactaacaaaaaatatcaatcttcaCTCCTGCTGGTATatcttcaatcttcatcttcagaTCTAGCAAACCAGCCACCCCCTTCCTGGCTCCCTCACGACACACGCCACACCCAACCTCCAGATCTAGCAAACCAGCCGGCCGCCTCCCTCTCCCACACCCGACCTTGAATCTTGTCACACCAGGTGTGATTTCTCTTCTCTGTCGAtgcctgtttttcttttctttaacacATGTTTCTGATTTCTCGATGGAAACTGAATTAGTGTAAGAGAATTTGTAGAGAAAAGTTTAGTACTTGTTTAAATCTTCTTCTgatgaaaataatattcatttttacTCCGATGACCGTTTAAAAAACAGATCTTCAGTTTTGTGTTTAAAGATAACTTAAAAGATTCATTGCCAGAAACAAATGTGAATTTGTGTTTAAAAGAGGGAAAGAGAACAGAAGGTATATTATTTCCAAGTACATTACCAAGGAATATACCAGAGTTGATGATACTGATATTAGAGCCATTAAAAATCACGAAAGCACTTGAAGGTGTTGGGCATCAGATTATTGTAACAACCTCTACCCAGTATGATATTGAAGCTCTGAACTCAATTATTTTTCCCCCCGTCAGTCTATAAACAAGGATTTTATTATAGCAGTAGCGTGTCATTTAATCAGAGTCCTTACTTGCCTTactacatcaaatgcttgaaagggaggggaaaaaataaattaataacatgatcactatataaatatttctcagtttaattatagagctcaaattaattatgttagtaTTGATTAGAGATTTTATATACACTTACCAGACCTTCCTTGCCATGATGGTAGATGACAAAGCAATAGTTACTCATATCTACCATCTAATTTACTTACCTTTTGCCATTCATGGTCATGATCCTATGCCAATGCCCTCTAATTTCTAATCATCTACAAGAAACTGGACTGTAGCTCACATTTTTCTCAGGTTTGCAGCTTTAaggattttggattttattagtGTGATGTGGGGGACCTTGGGTGCGTTTTTCAATAGCAGAGAAGCATAAATTATAGTTTGTGTTTACGAACTGTACTGGCATTGTATCTTTAAGCAAGTTATGATGACTTTTTTGTGTGGCATGGTTAATGCTTTGGcaggaaaattttcaatttattgtaGAAGAATAATGGAaaggagtgtttgttttttcacaGCTTAGACCACTTAAGATTTTCTGGTGTGGAAATTCTGCTGAATTGTTCTAAGAACTAgctgagtaaaaaaaattttagaacCACGTACATTACAAACAAGAAACTGACCAAtttgaaaatgttaaaatatatttggggACTCTTTCTGAAAAATGTATGCAAATTGCATACAAAAAGCccaaaatagaaattatattataattttgtttatgtttgtcCGACAAGCCTTATCATACGTCTATGAGGCCATTTACAGAACATTAAATAATGTTCAATCTTAATCAGATTGTCTTCATGAGCAACTCCTTAGTTTTGAAAGGAAATTCAGTATGAGTTATGTTGAGCTCTGTATGGTGCTCTTTGAAATGCAGATTTGTGCAAGATGAAGAAAGGAATCCACCCTCAAATGCAATGGATATCCTATGTGACTCAAGATGGCAGATTAATGCATGCTATGATGACAAAAATACACCATGTTGGCAACGTCTACCACTTCAGAGCAAAACGGCAAATGGCTGAAAGTTTAGGTCAGATTGCCAAGTTTAAGCGTCGGTACGGGCAGGAGAATGCAGAAGATGCTGAAAagtgacattttttttcttatgatgcAAAGGGCAATCACTAGGCCTTGCTGGTTCATAATGCTGTAATAGCGTTGACCATAACTAGTTTGCCATAGAGACTTCACTCTGGAAACTCACAAACTTAGTTGTGTTCTCTCAGTGCAATAAGCGTGCTGGTCCAGAAGTGCTTGAACTTTAAGGGCAAGGCATTTCCTATAAAAGAAGTGCTGTCACTGCCCAATTGAAGTTATTACAAGTAGCTTTCTTCAGTTGTTcggtttatttaatttattgtcttATGCAGATTTAAGTTATGTTTTACGTTTTTTGCTCTGTCACTCTCAATTCCTTCAACTGTTAACAAAGATGCTTGGCACATCTCATGGTTTGCTTGATGAAACTCCGATAGTCTCTGATCACGTACattcatgcttttcatttatCCAGTTACCATGAGGATCCAGTTCACTCTCCCGTATTTAGACCACAGATGCACTACTTTTTTCATAGGACTCTTATTTCGTTGCTCTGCAGCTTATTTCGTTTCCTCTTACCTTTCACATGCACAAGCATGGtgatcaaatcttttttaaaatgcatagCATCTTTCGCAAATACAAGACatcacacaagaaaaaaaaacctaataagaAACAACGGCCCTAATCAACATCCTCTGAGGTAATGCCGTTGGCTGCaagtctttctctttttttttttgtttgaattatatTCACATGACCAACTTATATCCATTTAGCATGCTGCCTTTGCTCTGTTTCTTCATAACCATTTTTCACACGTGACTTTGATAATCCAGCAGTTTCCTGCTACTTTTAACTTCTGTTTACTCTTTTTTTACCGCTGTATCAATGCCTTAAAAAATGCTGCCATGAGAGCTTGCCCACTCACTTAGCTAACAAATAACCCGCTATTGATTCCATATTTTTCCTTTGTTCTCAAAGAAGCAAAGATAAACACTCCTGCCACTGCTGTGTCACTGACTCCTTCCTTGGTTTCCTAATTGAGTCAAACTGGCCTcctattttattgattttaagttGCCCCTACAGCTCCTTCTCCCTGAGACTTTCCTCCTCTATGCGCACTGCTTCTGAAGTTTTTATATACCTTTACCACCACTGTTTATTTGCCTCATTCCCACACAATCCTCTTCCCAGCTTCACTGCAATGTTACTCTGCAATCAACACATTCAGTGCTTAGCCCACCAATGTAAATCTTACAAAGTCAATAGCTTTTACAGCACAACCAGTGAAAAATTCACTTCACCATTGCTAGATGGGGCAGTGAAACATTCAACAAAAAACTTGTCTATTTTAcggtttgattgatgaaataatattcAAGTTATAATATCTAACAACAAATTTACAACACTTTCAACTTTGCTGTTTGATTGATAGTCTGCCATATGCTCAGCTTAACATCGCCAGGCTCTGTTTTCTGGGCCTGTAAACTGTCTACGTTGTTGGGATTGGAACAAGGTTCAAGTGAATATTTTAGATTGTTGGGATTGCAAAGAACCAGCTGAAACTATATAAGAACCGAGTGACTAATTTAGATTGTTGACATTGGAAAGAACCACTTCGAACTCTATACCGTTCAGATCACTATTTTTTGTTTgcatgttttttattcatacTTTACATCAAGCTcgctttttttcctctttttttttttttttcaagcggCATTT is a window encoding:
- the LOC7461672 gene encoding cyclin-dependent kinase inhibitor 5, producing MKKRFQEMGKYMRKAKTTSDVAVMDLTHGVRTRARTLALKKQQGVKASPPSSPAGYLQLRSRRLEKKPPPIPSLHHDSPRRQHHRQGGQNSSKLGQQQQQEEVEIPSPNLKSSSGSGQEKERGESKVDSREVEENNNSNSKDLGSFGDNVLDIEGRDRSTRESTPCNLTRGTEDARTPGSTTKPANPTESSRRLHNSTRRHIPTAHEMDEFFGPAEEEQLRQFTEKYNFDPVSDKPLHGRYEWEKLDR